ACTGGGCCGGCAACGCCAAGCTCGCCGCCGAGCTCGAGGTGCCGCTGCCGGACGAGGTGAGGGAGGCGGCGACGCGGCTCGAGTCGGGCGGACACACGCTGACGTTCGTCGGACGCGGCGCCGGCGCGGAGGGCGAGGTCCTCGGGCTCATCGGCGTCGCCGACGCCGTGCGCCCCTCGGCCGCGCGCGCCCTGCAGGCCCTGCGCGACGCCGGCGTGAAGCGCGTCGTGATGATGACCGGCGACAACGCCGTCACCGCGCGGTCCGTGGCCGCCGCGGTGGGCATCAGGCCCGAGGACGTGAGCGCCGACCTGCTGCCGACGGACAAGGTCGAGCGCGTGGCGGAGCTCGGCCGCGAGGGCACCGTGGCCTTCGTGGGGGACGGCGTCAACGACGCCGGCGCGCTGGCCGCCGCCTCTGTGGGGGTCGCGATGGGCGCCGCCGGCACCGACGCCGCCCTGGAGGCCGCCGACGTCGCCCTGCTCTCGAACGACCTCGAGCGCCTGCCGCAGGCCCACGCCCTGGCCCGGACGGCGAACGGCGTCATCAAGCAGAACCTCTACTTCGCGCTGGGGATCATGGCGCTGATGGTCGTCTTCACGCTCCTCGGCCGCCTGCCGCTGCCGCTCGGGGTCCTGGGGCACGAGGGCGGCACGATCCTGGTCGTCCTCAACGGCCTGCGGCTGCTCGGCTGGCAGCCGCGGACCGGGCGGGGCGGCACCGGGCGCCTCGCCGAGGCGCCGACGGCGGCACCGGCCGGCTAGCTCCCAGAGCCCCTAGGCAGCTCCCCCATGGGTCGGGGCGAGCCTGGCGGCCGCCCGGCTAGCTTGCCGGCATGTCCGTCGTCCCCCGCGCCCCGCAGCGGCGCGCCTTCCTGTCGGCCGCGGCCTGCGGGCTCGCGGCGTTCGCTCTCGCCGCACCCGCCTGGGCGGGTGCGCGCTCCACCCGGTCTTGGGCCGTGGAGCCCGTGGCGCTCGAGGGCCCGACGGTGGTGCGCCAGGCGGGCGAGGAGGACTGCGGACCCGCGCTCGTGGCCACGCTGGCGTCGTGGGCCGGCCGCCCGGTCCCCTTGGAGCTCGTGACCGCCGAGGCCGCGCTGGGCCCCGGCGGGGTGACGCTCGCCGAGTTCGCCCGCCTCGCCTCGCTGCACGGCGTCCCCGGCACCTGGCACGCCGTGCCGCGGGAACGGCTCGCCAACCTGCGAGCGCCGTTCGTCGCGCACCTGCAGCGCGGCGGCGCGGGCCACTTCGTGGCCGTCGTCGCGCTCGGCGGCGGCCACGCGGTCGTCGCCGACCCCCTGGCGGGGCCGGTCGCCGCGCCGGCAGCCGCGCTGCTGCGCGACTACTCCGGCCGCGTCTTCCTGCTGGAGGGACCCGTCGCCCCGCGCTGGGAGGGGGTGTGAGCGTGGGTGCGACCGGCTCCGCTGCGTCGCCCGCGGCCCGCTCCACCGGGCGCCGGAGCCGGAGACCCCGCGGACGCGCGTCGCGGGCGGCGCGGCGCGCGGTACCCGCCGGCGACGCGCCGTCGGCGCTCTGGGCCACGGCCCTCGTGGCGTCCGCGTCCACGGCCGTCATGGCGGCCGCCGCCTCGCGCCCGTGGGGCCTCGGCGCGCTCGCGCTGGTGGCCTACGTGCCCGCGTTCCTCGCCGTGCTCGAGGCCGAGCGGCCCGCTCACGGCGCGGTGGTCGCCGCCGTCGCCTCGCTTGGTCTCGGCAGCGTGGCCTACGAGGCCGCCGAGGCGCTGTTCCCGGGCGGCCACCTCGCGGCCGCGCTCCTCGCCTCGGTCCCGTACCTGCCGGTGGGCGCCCTCGCCGTCCGCCTGCGCCGGGTGCTCGCGCGGCGTCTCGGTCCGCTCCGCGCCGCCGCCCTCACGCTCCTCGTCCTCCCCAGCCTCTGGTCGGCCGCCGAGTGGCTGCCGTCGCGGCCCGAGCTGCTCGGCGTCTACGCCCTGCCCCTGGGCTTCATCGGCTACAGCCAGGTCGACCTGCCCACGGCGCGGCTGGCGCGCCTGGGCTCCGTGGCCGCCGTCAGCCACGTCGTCCTTCTCTGCAACGCCTGCGTCGCCGTCGCGGTCGTGGCGGCGCGCCGGACGAGGCGCCTACGCGATCGCCGGCCCTCTCGGCGACTCTCGCCTCACGGGCGACGCCTCCCACGCCGCGCTCGAGCAGCCGCGGCCGTCGCCCTGCTCGCGGCCGCCACGAGCGGCTACCCGTCAGGCGGTCCCGTCACCGGCGGCTACCTTTCCGGCGGTCCCGTCGTAGGCGGCTCCCCGGCGGGCGGTCCCGTCGCCCCCGACTACCCGGCGGGCGGTCCCGTCGCCCCCGACTACCCGACGGGCGGCCCCGTCGCCGGCGGCTCAACCGGCGACGCGAGCTCGGCGACCTCCGGCTCGCTGGGCGCGCCGGCGGCTTCAGCGGCGCCCGGCTCACGGAACGTCTCCGCAGCGCCGCCGCTCCCCGCCCCACCTAGCCTCTGGGTCACGGTGGTGCAGCCGGTCCTGCCCGACGCCGCCTACTTCGCCGCCTCGCGCTTCCCCGCGGCGCGCGCCCGGCTGGTGGGGCGCTTGGCGTCCCTGGCCGTCGGGCGGGCCGACCTCACCGTCCTGCCCGAGGCGGCCTGGCCCGGGCCCCTGGACTCGGGCGAGCTGCCGGCCGTCACCGCCGAGGTCTCCGCGGCGTTCGGCGGCGCGGGAGCCGTTCTGTTCGGCGCTCCGGCGGTCGGGTTCCTGGGCGGCCGCGCCCGCACGAACTCCGCGTTCCTCTACGACGGCTCCGCGGTGCGTCACGCCTACGCCAAGCTCCGCCTCGTCCCCATCGGCGAGAGCGGCTTCGCGGCCGGCGGCGCGCCGGCCGTGGTCACCGTCGCCGGCGTGGCGCTCGCCCCCTTCGTCTGCTACGACGCCCTGTTCCCGTCCGACGCCAGGGCCGCCGTCCGCGCCGGCGCTCGCGTCCTGGTCGTGATCACCGACGACGCCTTCGCCGCCGGCTCCGACGTCCCCGAGCTCCACCTGCGCGCGGCTCGCATGCGCGCCATCGAGACGGGAACGCCGGTCGTGCTGGCCGCGAACACGGGCCCATCCGCCGTCGTCGAGCCCTCCGGGCGCGTGGCCGCGCGCCTGCCGGCCCTCGAGGCGGGCTCGCTGCGGGCGGTCGTCCGCCCCGGCGACGGCGCCACCACGTACGTCGCGCTCGGCGACTGGCTGGGCGCGATCAACGCGATGTTCACGGGCGGCCTCGCCGCCGCCCTGTCGAGAGGAGGCGACGCGGACAAGGGACCGGCCCAAGCCCTCTAGCGGAAGGAGCCTGCATGAAGCGTCTACTTCTCTGGTTGTTCGTGTCTTCGGTCGCGGTGCTGTGGGGCAGTCACGCCGTGGGCCGCGCCGCCCCGGGCCTCGGCCTCGCGCCGTTGGCCGCCTCGGAGCTGACGAGCGTCACCGGCGGCGGGTGCATCTCCAAGTGCGACGACGACGAGCCCGAAGAGCCGGAGCCCGTCCGCGCGATCGGCAAGGAGTGGCGGCCGATAAGGCAGGTGGACGGCCCCGCCGAGCAGCTCTCGTACTCGATATTCACCGAGGTCTCCAACGTCTACGGCTACAAGCCGCTGCCCTGGCAGGTGACCGCCAGCGACAACTGCCGCTACCGCTGGGTGTCCGGCGGCGTCGGCATCGAGAAGGGGTTCAGCGTGGAGATCGGCACCGTCTACCACTGCTCGGCGAGCGTGCGGATGTCGGGCACGCTCGACCCTGGCTGGCGCGTGAAGATCTACAAGGGCAACATGCGCCAGGTCACGACGGTGACGATGGCGCTGTACGAGCTCTTCAGCGACGGGTCGTCGGAAGACACAGGGGTGCGCGACACCGGCCGCCAGGAGCGACTGTGGTCCCGCTACACGCCGGTTACCGTCTACGGCAACTGAAGTGGGAAGGCAAGCCTCAGGACGGCTCGCGCGCCGCGCGGGCCGTCCCCCGGCTCGCCGTCGGGGGTGCCAGATGGCCAGGTCGTCATGTCGAGCCGAGTCCCCTCACCGCGCCGCGCGGCGTCCGGCGCCAGGGGCGCGCCTGCCGCGCCTGCCGGCCGCCGCGTCGGTGGTCCTCGCGCTCGCGGCCTCGTTCGCCGGGTCCGCCGCCGCGCAGGCGGGAGACCCCGGAGACGCGCCGGGGAGCACGCCGCGCCTCGTCGCGGTCCACCACCAGGCCCTCTCGCCCGGCGGCGACACGGGCGTCTTCAGGGCGCAGGTCGCGCTGCCGCCGCCGCGGCTGGGCGCCTGGGACAGCGTTACGGCGGAGACCGACTCCGGCTGCCTGGTGCCGCTGGGAGTGCGGCGCGACGCCGAGGCCCGGAACCTGGTACTCGACCTCGACGTGCGCGGCGCCTCCGCGCCAGCGCCCGCGCCGGGCGAGACCTGCGGCGGCACCGTGGTCCTGCGCTTCCGCAGCGGCGACAGCGTCGAGGAGGTGGCCGTCGGCGTCGCCTTCCACAGGCCGGCGGCCCCGGCATACACGGGCCGCGGACTGCGCGCCCAGTACGCCATCGACCGCATCGGCCGCGGTGAGCACGGCCCCGACGCCACGCACCCGCCGGCGGCCTACATGGAGCTGAGCGTCGTCAACGAGGGCGACTCGGTCGTGCGGGTCGTGCGGCTGGCGGGCCTCGCGGAGCTGAGGCGGCTCGCGCTCGAGCCGTTCGTCTTCCCCCGCGACGGGCGTCCGGCGAGCCTCGCCGGGCTCGAGCCGATCACCGCTGACCTCGACGTCGAGCTCGCTCCCGGCGAGACGTTCAGGCTGGGCATCGTGGTCGACCCGGCCGCGCGGATCTCCCAGGACGCCGGCGCCGCCGCCGTCCAGCCGGCGCTCGTGGTCGAGGAGGGCGGGGAGCTGCGGACGCTGCGCTTCGACCTCTACACGACGACCTGGGGCGTCGACGACCCGTGAGCCCGCCGCCCTCGCGCCGGCGCGGCGCCGCGCGCCTCGCGCCCGCATGGCTCACGGCCGTCCTCGCCGTCGGCTCGTCGCTCGTCGCCGCAGGCGAGCCGCCACCGCCCAGCGTCGCCGACGACGGCGCCGCGAGCGCCGCGCACGGCACCACGACCGCGGCGCGCGACGCCCCGCCGCTCGCTTCCCTCCCCGACTACCTCGCCGCCTTCGCCGAGGCCTACACGACGCCGTCAGCGGAGCGCGCGGCGCTCGCCGCGGCCAGGGAGGCGCTCGTCTCGGCCGAGCTGGACATGGCGCCGCGTCTGTCGCTGCGGGAGCGGCTCGACCTGGCCGCGAGCGGCCCGGAGCTCGAGCTCGGGGTCCACCTCGAGGTGCCCCTGTTCGACGCCACGGCGGCGCCCCGCACGGCCGTCGCCGCCGCCGACGTCGAGCTGCGCAACCTGTACGCGGCCGCGTCCCGCGAGGCGGCACTGGCCGCGTTCCTCCACGACCTGGCGGCCCTGGCGGTGCTGTCGCCCGCCGCCGACGCCGCGGCGCGGTGGCTCCCCGGCCCCGAGCCCGTCGGTGTGCAGGCGACGGAGCCCCTGCGCCTGCCTCCCGACGAACGCGTGGGGTACGAGGCCGCGCTGCGGGCCCGGGAGGCCGCCGTCTGGCTCGCGGGCGTGCGCGAGGACGTCGCCGCGCGACTGAGGCGCGCGCTCGGTCGCGACGCGCCGGCGACCGGCCCCTTGGGCGGCGGCGTGCCGGGATCGACGCTCGCCGCGTCCAGCGCGGGCGCGCCTGAGGCGGCCGGCAACCCCGCCGTCGTCGGCCCGCGAGCGTCCCTCTCCCCTCCCGACGTCGCCGAGCTCGAGGCGGTCCTCGTCGCCGCCTACGCCCTCGGCGACCGCGCGGGTGACGGCACCGGAAGGTCCCTGGAGGAGGCCGTCGACGCCTGCCTCGACGGCTCGACCGCAGTGCTGGTGGCGAGGGCGCGCCACGACCACGCGCTGCGCGTCGCCGCGAGCGACGAGGCCCTCGACCTCCGCGTGGCCCTCACCGGGAGCCTCGAGAACGACGCGGTGCTCGGGGCGCCGGTCGGCGTACCCGGGTCGCCCGGCACGGGGACCACCGGCTCCATCGCGGTCGCGGCGCTTCTCGTGCTGCCCGCCGGCTGGCCGATCGGGGGCAGCCTCGGCGCCGAGGTCGGCACCGCGGGCGTCTCGCAGGAGCTGCAGCTGTCGTGGCCGCCCGGGCGGAGCGTGCCGACGCCCCTGGACGACCCGGACGAGCAGCTGGACGAGGAGCTCGCCCTCGCCGCGGACGACGCCCGCGCCTACCTCCGCGCCCTCCGCGCGGCCCGCGCCGAGCGCGCCCGGAGCGAGCGGGCCCTCGCCTGGACGCTGCTGGACGCGGCGCCGCGCCTGCCCGTGGCCGACGCCAAGCGCCTCGCCTCCACACCCTGGGCCCCGGACTGGCCGCACTTCGCGCCGCCCGACGACCTGGCGCTGGCGGAGCTGAGGCTCGAGGCGGCCCTGGGGCGCCTCGGCGAGCTGGCCGCGGCCATCGACGTCGCCCGGCACTGCGGCCTGCTGCCCGCGGCGGGCGCGGGCTCGCGGCCATGACCGCTGGCGTCCCCGACCCGGCGGGGGCGGGCGCTCCCCGCCTCGAGGGGGGCGCTCCGGACGCCGGAGGGGGACGCGCCCTAGGGCGCCGGGCCGGACGCCGGCCGTCCGGGCGGCCACGCGGGTCCGCCCCGTCTCGGCTCGCCGGCTCCTTGGCCCCTGTCCTGGCCGCGTTCGCCCTGGCCGCGGGGGCCGTCGCGCTCGGGCTGGGGCCTCCGGGGCGAGGCCGGCCCGCCTCCCTCGCCTCGTTGGCCGCGCGGCCGGGGGCCGCCGGCGATGCCGCGCTCCCGTCGCTTGCGCAGCGAGGCGCCTACTACGGCTGGGTCGCGCCCGGCGAGGCGCGGGTGTGGCTCGAGGCAGCCCCGTGCCCCGCCGGCGACCCGCCGGCCCGGGCGACGCTCGAGGGCGGCACGTGGCCGGCGGCGCTGCTCGGGCGGCGCCCTCCGCCCCTCACCTTCCCGCTGGGCGCCGCGGCCGTCGTGTCGCTGCCTGGGAGCTCGGGGCCGGTGCGGGTGCTCGACGTCGGGTCTGGGTTGGTGGGCGAGGCGGGTTCGACCGGCGACGACGCCGACGCCACCGCGACCTACACGCGCGCCCGCGTCGTCTGCCGCTCCTGGCAGGAGGCGGCGTGGGACGTCGGCGCGCTCGGCGTGGCCAGGGTCGACGCTCCCGCCTCAGACGACCTGCCCCTCACGGTCTACCTCGTGCCCGAGCCGGCGCACACCGGCGTCCTGGGCGTGCTCCTGTTCCACGCGCGCACCGAGCCGGTCACGATCGAGGCGGTCGGCTACGCTCCCGACGGGGTCGCGAACGGGCGCGTGATCGTGGGCGTCGGGCGGGTGGAGCACTGGCAGGAGTGGCTCGACGCCCTGCGCCGCTGGAGCGAGGCGGGCGCTCGCGGCGAGGTGGACATGGGCCCGCCGCCCGTGCGCCCGTACTGGCTCCCCGACGGGCCCACGCCGCCGCTCCTCATGGAGGACGCGGACGACCTCGGCCTCGTGCTCGAGCCGCACTCGTCGGCGCTCGTCGCCATCGGGACCTGGTCGTTCAGCCGACCGCCCGACCTTCTCCTCACCTTCCCGACGTTCAGCTACGTGCAAGGCGGCGCCGAGCGCCGCGTCGGGCTCACCGAGCCGCTGCGGCAGGCGGCGTGGCGACGGTGACGGGCAGAAGCGCCGGTCGGCCGCAGGGCTGGGACCGGCGGCCCCAGCGCCGCACGTCGAGGACGGCGCGGCGGCGGGCGCGGAGCATCGGTACCGGAGGGGCGCCGCCACGGACCTGGCGCGACGGCGCGAGGTCCCGTCCTCGGCGCCGCAGCCGCGGCGTCGCCGAACACGTCGATGACGGCTCGGTGCGCGGGACCGCGCGTTCGTGCTAGACTCTTAGCTTGCCGCGTCGTCGCCCGCCGATCCAGCGGCCGAGGCGGCCCTCCGGCCGGGGGACGCGCAGACACCAACCGGAAGGAGGTGCTGATGAACAAAGCCAAGTACGACCTCAACGTGATACTGGTACCGCATCTGAACGAGACACAGCTCCAGGCGGAGAAGGACGCCGTCGCCGCTCAGGTCGAGCGCGCGGGCGGCGAGATCGTCGAGCTGGACGAGTGGGGCACCCGCCGCCTGGCGTACCAGATCCGCAAGTTCAACGAGGGGCACTATCTCATCTATCGCGTAATGCTGCCCGGCACGGCTCCAAAGACCATCGAAGCCGCCCTGCGCCAGCGCGATAACGTCATGCGTGTGCTCGTCGTCAAGGACCGACCCGAGTGGAAGACGAAGAAGGCGCCGCCGGCGGAGGAGCGTCCCGCCGAGCAGCCTGCCGAAGCCGCGGCAGGCGCCTGAGGCAGGCGCCGCGCGCACCCTAGGAGAGCTCCATGGCTAGAGGACTGAACACTGTCTACCTGGTAGGCACACTGGTGCAGGCACCCGAGATGCGTTACACGCAGAACGGGCTGGCCATCCTGGAGCTCAACCTCGCCGGCAACGACCACGTGATCGGCGACGACGAACGGCAGCGCGAGCTGGCCTGGTACCACCGGGTCACGCTCTTCGGCGCCCAGGCCGAGCAGATGGTCAACCAGCTGCAGGCCGGCACGCCCGTGTTCGTCGAGGGGCGCCTCAACTACCGCACCTGGGAGTCGCAGGACGGGCAGAAGCGCTCGGCGCTGGACGTCAACGCCAACCGCGTCGAGGTCCTGACCTTCGGCCCGCGGGGCGACGACGCGACCGTCGTCGACGCCAGGGGGCAGGAGCGCCTACGCAACGCCCTTAACCAGGTGATGATCATCGGCAACCTGACCCGCGACGCCGAGCTGCGCTACACGC
The window above is part of the Trueperaceae bacterium genome. Proteins encoded here:
- the rpsF gene encoding 30S ribosomal protein S6, which codes for MNKAKYDLNVILVPHLNETQLQAEKDAVAAQVERAGGEIVELDEWGTRRLAYQIRKFNEGHYLIYRVMLPGTAPKTIEAALRQRDNVMRVLVVKDRPEWKTKKAPPAEERPAEQPAEAAAGA
- a CDS encoding single-stranded DNA-binding protein — protein: MARGLNTVYLVGTLVQAPEMRYTQNGLAILELNLAGNDHVIGDDERQRELAWYHRVTLFGAQAEQMVNQLQAGTPVFVEGRLNYRTWESQDGQKRSALDVNANRVEVLTFGPRGDDATVVDARGQERLRNALNQVMIIGNLTRDAELRYTPNGSAVTRFSVAVNERFRGRGGEDQERTSYVDVNVWRELAEATGELKRGDPVFVVGRLVNDSWTDKEGNRRFTTRVEGQRVEILTRGPGTGGVGTRPRQQEAVAQASTSKLDIDEEFPPEEDLPF
- a CDS encoding nitrilase-related carbon-nitrogen hydrolase; the protein is MAAAASRPWGLGALALVAYVPAFLAVLEAERPAHGAVVAAVASLGLGSVAYEAAEALFPGGHLAAALLASVPYLPVGALAVRLRRVLARRLGPLRAAALTLLVLPSLWSAAEWLPSRPELLGVYALPLGFIGYSQVDLPTARLARLGSVAAVSHVVLLCNACVAVAVVAARRTRRLRDRRPSRRLSPHGRRLPRRARAAAAVALLAAATSGYPSGGPVTGGYLSGGPVVGGSPAGGPVAPDYPAGGPVAPDYPTGGPVAGGSTGDASSATSGSLGAPAASAAPGSRNVSAAPPLPAPPSLWVTVVQPVLPDAAYFAASRFPAARARLVGRLASLAVGRADLTVLPEAAWPGPLDSGELPAVTAEVSAAFGGAGAVLFGAPAVGFLGGRARTNSAFLYDGSAVRHAYAKLRLVPIGESGFAAGGAPAVVTVAGVALAPFVCYDALFPSDARAAVRAGARVLVVITDDAFAAGSDVPELHLRAARMRAIETGTPVVLAANTGPSAVVEPSGRVAARLPALEAGSLRAVVRPGDGATTYVALGDWLGAINAMFTGGLAAALSRGGDADKGPAQAL
- a CDS encoding cysteine peptidase family C39 domain-containing protein, producing MSVVPRAPQRRAFLSAAACGLAAFALAAPAWAGARSTRSWAVEPVALEGPTVVRQAGEEDCGPALVATLASWAGRPVPLELVTAEAALGPGGVTLAEFARLASLHGVPGTWHAVPRERLANLRAPFVAHLQRGGAGHFVAVVALGGGHAVVADPLAGPVAAPAAALLRDYSGRVFLLEGPVAPRWEGV